The genomic region GTGCGGCCGGCGAGCTGGGGCAGGTCACCCAGGTAGGAGAAGATCGAGGTGGGCAGCAGGTCGAGGACGATGATCGTGGGGCCCGCGATGAACACGAACACGGCCAGCACCAGCGCGAGCACCATGTTGATGTTGGACAGCCACTGGATGCCCTTCTCGATGCCGGAGACGGCCGAGGCGACGAAGGCCACCGTCAGGACGGCGATGATCGCGACGAGCAGACCGTCGCTCACCTTGTCCAGCCAGTCCAGCTCGGTGAATCCGGAGCCGATCTGGAGGGCGCCGAGGCCCAGTGATGCCGCCGAGCCGAAGACGGTGGCGATGATCGCGAGGATGTCGATCGCCCGGCCGATGTTGCCGTTCGCGTGCTTCTCCCCGATGAGCGGGGTGAAGACCGCGCTGATCGTCTGGCGGCGGCGCTTGCGGAAGGTGCTGTAGGCGATGGCGAGGCCGACCACCGCGTAGATCGCCCACGGGTGCAGCGTCCAGTGGAAGAGGGTGGTGGCCATCGCCGTCTCCATGCGCTCGGCGGAGTCGGCGGGGCTGGTGCCCGGTGGTGGGGTCGTGTAGTGCGAGAGGGGCTCGCTCACGCCGTAGAACATCAGGCCGATGCCCATGCCGGCGCTGAACATCATCGCGATCCAGGACACCGTGCGGAACTCGGGCTCCTCGCCCTCGGCGCCGAGGTGGATCCTGCCGTAGCGGCTGATCGCCAGCCACAGCGCGAAAACCACGAAGCACGAGGCGGCCAGCATGAACGCCCAGCCGCCGTTGTGGATCAGGCCTTTGAGCATCTTGCTGGAGGCGCTCTGCAAGGAGTCGGTGCCGGCCGACCCCCAGATCACGAAGGCGACGGTGATGGCGGCGGTGACGCCGAACACCACCCGGTCGGTGTCGCGTGCGGGGGTTCCGGGAATGCCGGGAATGCCCGAAGGGTCTTCCCGGCCTCCCCTTTTCTTCAGGTCTTCAGTCATCCGCGGCACCTTCCCCTGGAAGCCATGGGTACGCCTCTTCCTCGCATGCCCTACGGCCTACCACAGGTGCCGCCGGTCTTAACCGCCTCAGCAGTCGGTATCGGGCTCCCCGACTGTGAGGTGGTAGGGCGCGTGTTCGTCGAGGAGCAGCGGGACCAGGGCACGCA from Streptomyces sp. NBC_00878 harbors:
- a CDS encoding BCCT family transporter — protein: MTEDLKKRGGREDPSGIPGIPGTPARDTDRVVFGVTAAITVAFVIWGSAGTDSLQSASSKMLKGLIHNGGWAFMLAASCFVVFALWLAISRYGRIHLGAEGEEPEFRTVSWIAMMFSAGMGIGLMFYGVSEPLSHYTTPPPGTSPADSAERMETAMATTLFHWTLHPWAIYAVVGLAIAYSTFRKRRRQTISAVFTPLIGEKHANGNIGRAIDILAIIATVFGSAASLGLGALQIGSGFTELDWLDKVSDGLLVAIIAVLTVAFVASAVSGIEKGIQWLSNINMVLALVLAVFVFIAGPTIIVLDLLPTSIFSYLGDLPQLAGRTEASGGEGVADWLGSWTVFYWAWWISWTPFVGMFIARISRGRTIRQFVGGVILVPSTVSLVWFAIFGGTAMKLKEGGALGGESTPEGQLFGVLQEFPIATVTSLLVMILVGIFFVSGADAASIVMGTLSQKGALEPGRFVVVFWGVVTGAVAAIMLLVGTEGDALQGLQNLTILAAAPFVLVMIGMCIALMRDLRRDPVIVRGEMGSEAVELAVIEGHKKYDGEFEIRVGPGAGTETEGDPLGHDHS